TCGGCGACGGCGCGGACGTCGAGCTCCCCCTCGGCGCTGTCGGGAGAGCCGGCGCTCACGCCGAGCACCGGCGCGCTGGGCGGGGTCGCGACGGCGGCACCGACGGGGGCGTCGACGTCGGGCATGAGGGGGCGGGCGGACCGCTCGCGGACGACGGCGTCGTCCTCGGCGGGGGTGGTGGCGGTCATGTGTGGTCTCCGATCGCGTCGTCGGGTCGGGTGGTGGTCGTGCGGGCACGGCGGGCGACGCCGGCCGCCCCCGTCCAGAGCCAGTCGGTGATGCGGGCGCCGAGGGCGGCGCGGTCCATCGCGGCGATCTCGTCCTCGGTGCCGCGGTCGGCCGCGCCCTGCGGCTCGGGTGCCGCCGCGCCGGCGCGGGCGGCGATCCAGCGCTCGGCGACGCTGCGGACGTGACCGACGACGCCGGCCGCCCACAGGGCGGCGAGCGCCTGGTCGGTGGCGCTGCGCGCGCCGCCGTGGCGCAGCACGGGCAGGAGCGCCTCGGCGACGATGTCCTCGATCTCCGCGACGAACCCGCGCAGGGCGCCGGCCGTGGCTGCGGCCCCGGGCTGGGTGACGAAGGCGTAGACCGAGGCGGAGGACTCGACGATGCCGAGGTAGACGTCGACCATCGCGGCGATCCGGTCGCGCGGGCGGGTGACGCGCTCGCTCACCTCGCCGAGCGCGGCGCGCAGCTCGTCGATGACGGCGTCCCCGACGGCGCCCTGGAGGCCGGACTTGTCGGTGAAGTAGCGGTAGATGATCGACTTCGAGGTGCCGATCTCGGCGGCGAGGTCGTCCATCGACAGGTCCGGGCCGCGGTGGTGCACGGCGCGGCGCGCAGCGCGCACGAGCTCGGCCCGCCGCGAGCTGCGGTGGGCGGCCCAGCGCGCGTCGCGCCCGTCGACGCGGACGTCCTCCCCATCATCGGGTGTGCTCGGCATCACGAAACCGACAGTATCAGGTACTCTCGGTTTCACGATGGACAAGGGACTTCGGTCCCACCCGCAACGAGAAGGAACAACGACGTGACCTCATCTCCCCGCCCGGCGGTCGTCGTCGGCGCGAACCGCATCCCGTTCGCCCGCGCCGGCGGCCGGTACGCCTCCTCGTCGAACAAAGACATGCTCACCGCCGCCCTCGAGGGTCTC
Above is a genomic segment from Georgenia wutianyii containing:
- a CDS encoding TetR/AcrR family transcriptional regulator, which codes for MPSTPDDGEDVRVDGRDARWAAHRSSRRAELVRAARRAVHHRGPDLSMDDLAAEIGTSKSIIYRYFTDKSGLQGAVGDAVIDELRAALGEVSERVTRPRDRIAAMVDVYLGIVESSASVYAFVTQPGAAATAGALRGFVAEIEDIVAEALLPVLRHGGARSATDQALAALWAAGVVGHVRSVAERWIAARAGAAAPEPQGAADRGTEDEIAAMDRAALGARITDWLWTGAAGVARRARTTTTRPDDAIGDHT